From Nicotiana tabacum cultivar K326 chromosome 15, ASM71507v2, whole genome shotgun sequence, the proteins below share one genomic window:
- the LOC142169528 gene encoding uncharacterized protein LOC142169528: MLRHGNLKELLSDKGRNNFARGCEHQGPKKPPSPACTINKIIGGGGDASINGVNFTTTHKLKRSITHERYDKLEESNIFDESDTDGLTFPHKDALVITLRILDTDVKCIMVDDGSGACIIHPRVLTQMILDDKIVLRCITLTGFNNAVERMLGEITFLVLVSSVTLETTFHIMDQAIAYNSIVGRPWIHLMRDIPSSLYQVIKFPTP; encoded by the coding sequence ATGTTGCGTCATGGGAACCTCAAAGAGTTGTTAAGCGACAAGGGGAGAAATAACTTCGCTAGAGGATGTGAACACCAAGGCCCGAAAAAGCCGCCATCACCAGCTTGTACTATCAACAAGATCATCGGCGGCGGCGGAGATGCCTCTATCAATGGCGTGAATTTCACCACCACTCACAAGCTCAAGCGATCAATCACCCACGAACGGTACGACAAACTCGAAGAAAGTAACATCTTCGATGAGTCAGATACCGACGGTTTGACTTTCCCTCATAAAGATGCCCTTGTCATTACTTTACGCATTTTAGATACTGATGTAAAATGTATCATGGTGGACGATGGAAGTGGAGCgtgcattatccatccccgagtccTCACCCAAATGATACTCGACGACAAGATAGTGTTGCGCTGCATCACGCTAAccggttttaataatgcagttgagCGAATGTTAGGGGAAATTACATTCCTCGTCTTGGTCAGCAGCGTGACTCTGGAGACGACATTTCACATCATGGACCAAGCCATTGCGTACAATTCCATagtgggacgaccatggatacatctCATGAGAGACATCCCCTCTAGCCTataccaagtaattaaattcccaaCACCATAG